The nucleotide window tgattatggttattattttatttgggatCCCATAATGCCTCATTAcagtccagatagattctctgtcgacactatcaaaagctttttcaaagtcgacaaaagttgccattcgacacattgttctacaattatcctgagtgtagctatttggtcagcacaagatctccaTTTTCTGAATCCGACCTGTTCTTCtcttaggtgttcatcacatgctccctttattctttttagtaggattctgctaaaaatcttgcttggtactgacagcaaagtgatgcctcgccatttctcacattgtgatagatctccactctttggtatttttattagcaagccctttttccactcacccggaggtgtttctgttaaccaaattttgttgaatagtttgtgcatttggtcaactacttcacttcctccttcttttaggacttcgggtggtatgttgtcaattcatgctgctttacctgtcttcatttgtttaagtgcattccttatttcttcttttgttatttcttccatgtttatgtctagtgttggtcctgcatttagatctggtggatttcgtggtttaggtctattgagcacttcttgaaaatattctttccatctttcaagttgttcatttattggagaaagtagttttccgtatttgtctcggactggaacattgcaattagcctttttggttctgagaagtttggtgattttgtacagttgttttatatctcctttacctgctgcttcttttgcctgttctgccagattattgtaaaatgatcgtttgtctttaatcattttggtgactttctgtgaaactgcttggttgtgcgataggctaacaacctgtccatgaaaaaaaatagtgttatagAAACCAGAACAAAAGCACAAacattatccatgataagaatgcacaaatatatacacaaataatgtggtaataaatgcacaaatatatatatatatatatatatatatatatatatatatatatatatatatatatatatatatatatatatacattactaagtaaaatggttctcaaacactttactaagttacataccaccaatccaaagtgaaataagtgAATGAAAATAGTCCAGAGGTCGAGCAAGAGATAGCTCTCTGTCAGCTCTCCAGCGAGAATGAGATCGGGCGATAAAGtcttgtccatatacacgtggagaGGGGGTGAGGCGGGAGataagtgcaaaggtggtctagactatccGGCGTCTTTGACAGAGAGATCCTCGCTTGACCGTGCCggcgtttccgggagatagacaccGCGCGAATTGAAAGTCCAGAGAGTTCTCCCAGGTGGTCAGAGGATATAAAAGGAGGGGGGATTATCAGAGCTCGGCCGGATTaagggagattataccttgataatggctagtgctagacgaacagtgttgcccgaggcgttgagttgaatgggcactttgaagtgaccagccgcttccgggatggggggggggggggtcaacggatgtttgccaagatAGATGTAGGgagtgtactcttgtcaagagtctagtgtggctAGGGTGGGGATAGTCAATGTGACGACGGTGTCTAGGGACGtaggggttggattggaggggtggtggtgATGTTTTAGCtcttgattggctaaattagTAAAATTGACGATAAGATGTTAAATTTAAGTTAAttaatgcttagacctgagtgataccttgagtgagctaaaatgGTTTGTCACAGaagtcactccgtctgtctgtctgtcatccGGTAAAAATCCAGTTCACGATacttccattctcggatcaagttgaagcttttcacaattatttatagtctatGACAACGCGTGAAGCAATAAACAATATCAAATTAGATCAATTTatcgtaattaattaaatgtgtttttatatataaaatgtactTATCTAAgaggagataagccttgtgtggAGAATTAACTATAAACTTTCTATTTGTATAAGTACTTGGCCTTTCATCGTAGAATTCTGACTCTAGcaactttctttcttttttttttttatttgttttgaaaaggcagcacagaaaccttctccaaaataattcccccccccccccccccacttttttttttcaggtccACGAAAGTGATTGGACATACCACTCTGAGTATTTcataaggataaaaaaaaacaacctgcaACTAAATTGCCAACGTTCATAAACGTTTTAACCATTAATCTACTTGACCTTTTCAACTAGTTTgacaactttgaaaattaatatgATTAATAAGAggtctaaataaaattatatcacaGTAGAGAGACAGTGGCAGCAGTGTGAAAGAATTACTTGGATAACAACCTCTTGGACCTGGTGCCAACTAACAACTCAGCGATCAAAGAGAAAGATAGCAGCTTTGAAAGCATAGAGTTATAAACTCGATTTTTAGAGAATGAATGTTGGAAGCATATAGTGCTATTGTAATGTCTAatatattctagattctagaagatTTGAAATGTTTAGTTTGTAACTCATAGTTTCTGAAATCTACAAATGTAAACCCAAAAGCTTGCTTAACATCTTTTTTAACAATTACTAGAAAAGGTCGTTAACGGCTTTATCATTTATGAAAATTGAAAAGCGTTATTGTAATCTATTTCACCACCGTagtgatttaaaatattttaagaatctCTCTTGTGAACAGTAATATTTACCAAACAACGAACCCTGTCATAGGCtaccagttttttttatattttgcttaaaGAAAACTTATATcgccagcggacaacggctttgtctgcacgagatgcgtgaaaatatgcaggtcgcaatttggtctgcatagtcatgtgaatcaCTGCatgcatccttaatcttcggaatcgaagacattgccatttttagtattattatattttgcttgAATTCCACTAAAATAttctaattatatttataattaggcCTAACCTTCCACTGGCTCACACAAATGCAAGGGAAATAATGCTTTTGTATCATTCTCGAGCATGTTCGTTTTTGAGTTGCGGTGATTGGTTGAAAATGAAAACACTCATTAGTTTTTAGAGGAGGCCATCTTAATATCTGGACAAATGTCTTCTAAATtaaatttcaacttcatttgTACTACGAAACTATTGGCTTATATAATTTAAACAGTTATACCACTGGAACGTCATACAGTTGTGTGGCTTCTGTGGTCACGCTGAGATCTCAAAAACTGGCCCATGTATACAAAATTCAATATCTAACGATGTTATCTTTTaaagtt belongs to Biomphalaria glabrata chromosome 12, xgBioGlab47.1, whole genome shotgun sequence and includes:
- the LOC129921913 gene encoding uncharacterized protein LOC129921913; protein product: MDKTLSPDLILAGELTESYLLLDLWTIFIHLFHFGLVVVSLSHNQAVSQKVTKMIKDKRSFYNNLAEQAKEAAGKGDIKQLYKITKLLRTKKANCNVPVRDKYGKLLSPINEQLERWKEYFQEVLNRPKPRNPPDLNAGPTLDINMEEITKEEIRNALKQMKTGKAA